The Bacteroidales bacterium sequence GCTGACAACATCCCAGCTTCATCACCAGAAACCGAGGCTGCTGAAGAAGAAGAAACCGGAGAAACATCAACCGAAGAATCAGTCGCAATATCAGAAGATATTGAGGCTGTGGAAGAAGAAGCACCGGTATCTGAACCTGTTGAAGAGCTAGTAAGCGCTGAGAAAGTTGAAGAACCTGTTGAAAAAACCGAAAGTGGTGAATTAGAAGAAAAACCGGTGTCGGAAACTGATGAGGTTCCCGAAATCGTTGATAAAGAGGAAGAACAGGATTCTGAAAAAGTAGAGGTTCCCGAAAGTGCTGAATTAGCAGCAGAAACGGCGTCCGAAAAGGTTGAGGTTCCAGAAAACACTGACGAAGTTGGAACACCTGAAGAAGCAGTTGCTGAAAAAGAAGAAACAGTAGTTCAGCAAAAGAAAGAGGATCATCAGGACGATCATGATGAGGATGAAGAGGAAGAAGAGGAATCAGAAGAAAATTATCAAAACCTTTCAAGGGAAGAACTGGTTGAACTGCTTGAGGAAGCCGTTCAGCAACTGGATATACAGACTATTAAAGTAAAGGTTGCCTTGATCAAGGTTGCCTACCTTCATAAAGAAAAAGAGGAACAAGCGGATCATTATAAGCGTTTTCTGATCGATGGCGGCATACAGGAAGAATACTCTCCGGCCCTCGATCAGCTTAGCGAACGCTACCAGATGGCGTTCAATGTTTACAGGGAAAAGAAACAACGCTTCAACGAGGAATTCGAAAGAGAAAAACTCGTAAACCTCGAAGCTAAGAAAAGAATCCTCGAAGAACTCAAGGCCCTCATCAGTTCAGAGGAAACCTTGAAGAAAACCTACGATGAGTTTAAGAACCTGCAGGAGGAATGGAAACATACCGGCATGGTTCCGAAAAGTGAAATCAACCAATTATGGCAGAATTACCATTTCCTGGTTGAGAAATTCTTTGATAAGGTTAAGATCAACAAGGAACTAAAGGATCTTGACCTGAGAAAGAACCTCGAGCGTAAGATTGAGCTTTGTGAGAAAACTGAAGAATTGCTGATCGAAAGTTCGATCATCAAATCTTTCAAGCAGTTGCAGCAATACCACGAGGAATGGAAAGAAGTTGGCCCGGTTCCACAGGATAAAAAAGACGAAATATGGGAACGCTTTAAAATTGCATCGGATCAGATCAATGAGCGGCGCCGCGAATACTACAACAGCAAACAAGGCGAACTGGAAAGCAATTACCTGGCCAAATCAGCCCTCTGCGAAAAAGCCGAAAAAGTTGTTTCCCAAAATCCTGAAACGCTCAAACAATGGCAAAACCGCACCAGCGATATCAACGATTTGTTGCGAGTTTGGAAAACCATTGGCCCGGCTCCGAAAAAGGTTAACAACGAAGTATGGAACCGTTTCAAAACCAGCCTCGACAGCCATTTTACAAGTTACAAGGAATTTCTCGATACGCTCAAAGACCAGCAGCTCAACAACTACAACCTGAAGCTTGACCTATGCGCCCAGGCTGAATCACTCAAAAACAGCACCGATTGGAGAAACACGTCCCAGGATCTGATCCAGCTGCAGCGTGAATGGAAATCAATTGGCCCGGTTCCCAGAAAACATTCCGATAAGATTTGGAAACGATTCCGCTCAGCCTGCGACGAATTTTTCAAGAACAAATCAGAGTTTTTCTCAAGTATCTCCCAGGTGGAAGATGACAACCTGAACAAGAAGGAAGAGCTGATAAAGAAATTGCAGGAATTCGAATTTACTGCCAACCGTTCAGAGAACCTTGAAACGCTTAAGAATTTCCAGCGCGAATGGCTCGAAATCGGACATGTGCCTATCAAGGAAAAAGATCGCTTGCAGAACGAATTCCGCAATGTGCTCAACAAACATTTCGATAAGTTAAAAATCAACGCATCTGAAGTAAACGCTATCAATTACAAAAACCGCCTCGACTCCATTAAGGATACGCCTGACGCAGGCAGGGTAATTTATCGCGAAAGGAATACATTGCAGATAAAAATCAGCAAACTGCAGGAAGACATCATGCTTTGGGAAAACAATATAGGTTTCCTGGCCGAATCGAAAAACGCCAATATCGTTAAAGTTGAGTTTCAAAAGAAGATTGACCTGGCAAAGCAGGAAGTAGCGCTGATGGAAGCCAAACTTCGCTATTTAAGGGAAATGTAAATCATCATGGCCGGAAATACTTTCGGTACTCTTTTTTGTTTAACAACCTTCGGCGAATCGCATGGACCAGCCATTGGCGGCATTATTGATGGTTGTCCTGCCGGGCTTGAGGTTGACCTCAACTTTGTACAGGAATGTCTTGATAAACGCAGGCCCGGGCAATCCGGAGCCACATCTCCAAGAAAGGAATCTGATTTGATTGAAGTGCTCTCCGGTGTTTTTGAAGGCAAAACCACCGGAGCGCCAATCGCTTTTATGATGCGAAATCAGGATCACAAACCCGGCGATTACGATCACCTGAAAGATACTTTCCGCCCATCGCATGCCGATTTCAGTTGGACAGCCAAATACGGCTTCCGCGACCATCGTGGCGGAGGGCGCTCTTCAGCCCGCGAAACAGCGGCACGTGTTGCCGGCGGCGCTTTTGCACAACTTCTTCTGAACCAGACAGGAACCCGTATCAGGGCCTGGGTTTCATCAGTTGGGCCCATCATGTTGGAAAAATCCATTTCCAGTTTGAACCTCAGCAACATTGAAGCGAACACAATAAGATGCCCTGATGTTGCAACTGCACAGCAAATGCTTGATTACATTGAAAAACTAAAGGCGGAGGGTGATACCACCGGCGGCATCATCACATGCCTGGTTCAGGGAGTTCCAGCAGGATTGGGTGAACCGGTTTTCGATAAACTTCAGGCCGATCTTGCCAAAGCCATGCTCAGCATCAATGCCGTTAAAGGTTTTGAATATGGAAGCGGTTTTTCAGGTTCGGCAATGAAAGGTTCGGAACACAATGATATTATTCAGAAGTTATTGGATGAGAAAACCGGCAAACCATCATTTACAACCCGCACTAATTATTCCGGTGGAATCCAAGGTGGAATTTCAACCGGCGAAGACATCTGGTTCAGGGTCGCATTCAAACCGGTTGCCACAATAATGAAAGATCAACAAACGCTTGACTCTTCAGGGCAACTTACAACCCTTGAAGGCAAAGGAAGGCATGATGTATGCGTTGTTCCGCGCGCTGTTCCGATTGTCGAAGCAATGGCAGCCCTCGTGCTTGCCGATCACCTGCTCAGGGAAAAGTGTTCAAAGATTTAAAAGTCTTGCTGAACAAATCAACAATTCTTTTGTTTGAAGCGTTGTAAGTGTAAACGGACATTGATCGTTTACTTAAACCTTATTGAATACCAATTAAACTAAACAACTATGAAATTCAAACATGCATTATTAACAATGATTTCAGCAGCCTTTATTGTTGTTTCATGTGGAGGACCACAAGGCGAGAGAGCAACCACAAGCGATGAACAAGCTGTAATCGAATCCAAAGGAACAGTGTACACAGCAGAAACCTCATCAAGTAAAATTGAATGGGTCGGAACCAAGCCTACCGGACAACACAATGGAACAATTAACGTCACCAAAGGCGAGATTTTTGTTGAAAATGGCGAAATCACCGGTGGAGAAATGGTCATTGACATGAAATCAATCCAGGTGCTTGATCTCACTGATGCGGAAACCAACGCAAAACTGAGAAACCACCTTCTTTCACCTGATTTCTTTGAAACCGAAACCTACCCTGAAGCCCGCTTTGTATTCACCTCGGTGAAACCTTACACAGGCGAGCAAACCGGCGCGGTTAATTTTACCCATACCGTTTCAGGTAACCTCACTATGAAGGATGCAACCCGGAATGTTACCTTTCCGGCTATGATTGACATCCAGGAAAATGCCATGAAGGCTGTTACCGACAACTTTATCATTGACCGTTCGGAATGGAACGTGAAGTTTGGCTCAAGAAAGTTTTTTGATAACCTCGCAGATAATTTCATCCACGATGATATTTCTTTGCGTATCATGTTCCTTGCTAACAAAGAATAAAAAACTTTAAAAGCATTTTCAAGGAGGCTGTCTTAAAAGGCAGCCTTTTTTTATACTAAGGTTTTAGTATTTTGGCATTCTGAGCGCAGCGAAGAATCTCCTTCAATTTAGCCGGCCAATACTTTTAATAAATGATGTCCTTTTTGTAATTTTCCACTTCCTGCCCTGTTCAAAACCTTAAGGCCAGACTTTTCATTATAAAAAAATTAGTCAGAGTTAACTCCATATTCCCTCCAGATTCACTGATGCTGGAACTGAAGCCAGCAATTTATGTGGTGTGCACACTGATGTTATTTGGCACCTCATAAAGAATTCAGCACAAACACTTGACTTTAAGGTTTATAAGAACTAAATTTGGGGCAACCAATCAAACAAGGAGGAAACATGAAAAAGTTTATTGCAATGATATCAGCACTGCTGATATCCCAAACACTGGTGTTGCATTCGCAAACCTGGACTTCAATGCCTGTTCCGGATCTTCTCGGTAAGTGGACAATCACAGGCATACATTTCCCAACACCCAATCACGGTTGGGCAGTAGGCTACCTTTACGATATTGCCTTTATTGATGAGATCGTTGAAGGTTTTATTATTGAATACAATGACGGAAAATGGACAAGAACCGATGTGGCGGGGCCCTCTCACAACTGGACACTTAATGGCGTTTGGTTCCTCGATGATCAAACAGGTTGGGCGTTTGGGCAGAACAAGGCAAGCTCACGAGGATTGCTAATGAAATATAAAAATGGTTCATGGAGCATCATTGACCTGGAATTTATTGACATCGCAGAATGGATCATTTACGATGCTTACTTTGCCAGCGAACAAGAAGGCTGGATTGCCGGAGGCTCCTCGGGCAAGGATGGCCCTGTTTTGTATCATTATTTCGATGGCCGCTGGGAAAAGGAAACAGCACCGGATTTCAAAGATCAGACTTTGCTTGCACTTCATGGCTTAAAATCAGGGGTTTTATTTGCCGGGGGCTTCCGGGAAGGTGAATTTGGCTTAGCCACCGCAAAACGGCCACAAGGATCATACATTATTGCTAAAACCAAAAGTGGCTGGGAAACTGCCAGGCTTCCACTCCTCTCAAAAAATATAATTACCCGCGACATTTTCTGCCTGTCACCCACAAATGTATATGCTGTGGGCTGGATGCCGGCCTTTCAGAGCGCTCCTGAAACAGGCAAAATTCTGCATTTTAACGGCAGTAAATGGAGTGAATTGGAAGCTGCTGATGTAGGCAAAGAGTGGAACCTCATGTCAATTGCCTTTGAAAACGCTGATATGGGTTGGGCCGTAGGGTATTATCCCGATAAAAAGAAAGGTCTGCTACTGGGTTTCGTAAAAGGTAAATTTACAGCGTTAAGCAAAAAAACAGAACCACAAATCAGCGATAACTGGCTACTGCGCTGTGTAACGTTTGATGGCACAGGTTCATACTATGCGGCTGGCAGTAATGAAAAGACAAACACAGGCATCATTTTGAAACTGAGCCGTTAGCTTACAATCCTGCTCCGGAAGCTTTCAATGCTGTAAAATAGGATCACATCTTTTGCAGGTTTTGTTATTGCCGTTGGCTTTAGCCAACTGTTATTGAAATTCAGTATTTCACAAGGCTTTAGCCTGTTATATTTAAAAATCTTAGAGTCAAACTGCTAAGGCTTAAAGTATAATCCTCTTAATGGTTATAGAGAGAATATTGTTGGTTGCAATCAACGTTCTCTTTTTTTATTTTAAATCAAATCCTTGCGTCATTGCGTCTTGGCGGTGTGAACTAATTCTGTATCAGATCTTTTGCAGATTTGCCTTTGCCGTTGGCTTTAGCCAACGGTTATTAGAATTCTGCTTTCTAATAGGCTTTAGCCGAATTAAACAGATTTCAAGAGCAGTTTCAAATCTTTTGCAGATTTGCCGGTGAAATTGTCAGCAAGAGCGAATGACCAATATGATCAATGCGCAACAATACTTTCCTGCTCCCTTTAAACTCAATGAGTTCACCCGGAATATCCCTGAAGGGGCCACGGGTGATCAGTACCTTATCGCCAGCTTCAAGATGTTGATCGGTTACTTCTACTTCTTCGCCCGAAGCCAGGATATGCTGTATAGCTTTGATCTGCCAATCGGGGATCACAGCAGCTTTACCTTCAAAAAACACAAACCTGACAGCGCCTGGAGTATTGAGCACATCAAAATATTCCCGTTCTGTGATCCGGACAAAAACATAGGAGCGGATCATCGGTTCTTCAACCCATTTTTTGCGGTCGCTCCATTGCTTCAGGGTTTTCTGCATTGGCAGAAACGATTCAATGCCACGCAATATAAGCTGGGTGTGAACCTTTTTCTCGTTTCTTGAGCGCGTATATAATGCGAACCAATCGGCCATCCGGTAGAAATTTTGCAGCTGATTAAAGGCTCCAGTATTCGATCCCTTTTACGGTTTTGCGGTAAAGACCCTTGAGATCAACCAGGATGCCTTTTTCCTTCAGATGGGTTTCAAAAAATTCCTGGTCAAGCTTGGAATAAGGTAAATGGCTTACTGCTACAATGATAGCGTCATAATAATTTGCCTGAATAGCATCCGCGGGATCAATAAGATGGATTCCATATTCATGTAAAAACTCCTCACGGTTGGCGTATGGGTCAACCGCATCTACTTTCACACCATAGCTGCCTAGTTCATTTATTATGTCAGGTACACGTGAATTGCGCAAATCGCTCACATTCTCTTTAAAAGTGGTTCCCATCACGAGAACACGGGCACTCGTGATCTGTTTGTCGGCTGCAATGAGTTTCTTAACCAATTGCTTGGCTACATAAAACCCCATGCTGTCGTTGATAAAGCGGCCGGCATTGATAATCTGCGGCTGGTATCGTAATTCGCGTGCCTTGAAAGCCAGGTAGTAAGGGTCAA is a genomic window containing:
- a CDS encoding DUF349 domain-containing protein → MEPKDLTNQTPEQENTPEMEKNTESSEIENQESLNEPSGDLMEAETSTVPETDKTQQTAEEALTENSPPEAEQAAASADDVEEEMPVVDETIDETGSEPEASEIADNIPASSPETEAAEEEETGETSTEESVAISEDIEAVEEEAPVSEPVEELVSAEKVEEPVEKTESGELEEKPVSETDEVPEIVDKEEEQDSEKVEVPESAELAAETASEKVEVPENTDEVGTPEEAVAEKEETVVQQKKEDHQDDHDEDEEEEEESEENYQNLSREELVELLEEAVQQLDIQTIKVKVALIKVAYLHKEKEEQADHYKRFLIDGGIQEEYSPALDQLSERYQMAFNVYREKKQRFNEEFEREKLVNLEAKKRILEELKALISSEETLKKTYDEFKNLQEEWKHTGMVPKSEINQLWQNYHFLVEKFFDKVKINKELKDLDLRKNLERKIELCEKTEELLIESSIIKSFKQLQQYHEEWKEVGPVPQDKKDEIWERFKIASDQINERRREYYNSKQGELESNYLAKSALCEKAEKVVSQNPETLKQWQNRTSDINDLLRVWKTIGPAPKKVNNEVWNRFKTSLDSHFTSYKEFLDTLKDQQLNNYNLKLDLCAQAESLKNSTDWRNTSQDLIQLQREWKSIGPVPRKHSDKIWKRFRSACDEFFKNKSEFFSSISQVEDDNLNKKEELIKKLQEFEFTANRSENLETLKNFQREWLEIGHVPIKEKDRLQNEFRNVLNKHFDKLKINASEVNAINYKNRLDSIKDTPDAGRVIYRERNTLQIKISKLQEDIMLWENNIGFLAESKNANIVKVEFQKKIDLAKQEVALMEAKLRYLREM
- a CDS encoding YceI family protein encodes the protein MKFKHALLTMISAAFIVVSCGGPQGERATTSDEQAVIESKGTVYTAETSSSKIEWVGTKPTGQHNGTINVTKGEIFVENGEITGGEMVIDMKSIQVLDLTDAETNAKLRNHLLSPDFFETETYPEARFVFTSVKPYTGEQTGAVNFTHTVSGNLTMKDATRNVTFPAMIDIQENAMKAVTDNFIIDRSEWNVKFGSRKFFDNLADNFIHDDISLRIMFLANKE
- the aroC gene encoding chorismate synthase, which translates into the protein MAGNTFGTLFCLTTFGESHGPAIGGIIDGCPAGLEVDLNFVQECLDKRRPGQSGATSPRKESDLIEVLSGVFEGKTTGAPIAFMMRNQDHKPGDYDHLKDTFRPSHADFSWTAKYGFRDHRGGGRSSARETAARVAGGAFAQLLLNQTGTRIRAWVSSVGPIMLEKSISSLNLSNIEANTIRCPDVATAQQMLDYIEKLKAEGDTTGGIITCLVQGVPAGLGEPVFDKLQADLAKAMLSINAVKGFEYGSGFSGSAMKGSEHNDIIQKLLDEKTGKPSFTTRTNYSGGIQGGISTGEDIWFRVAFKPVATIMKDQQTLDSSGQLTTLEGKGRHDVCVVPRAVPIVEAMAALVLADHLLREKCSKI
- a CDS encoding UpxY family transcription antiterminator; translation: MADWFALYTRSRNEKKVHTQLILRGIESFLPMQKTLKQWSDRKKWVEEPMIRSYVFVRITEREYFDVLNTPGAVRFVFFEGKAAVIPDWQIKAIQHILASGEEVEVTDQHLEAGDKVLITRGPFRDIPGELIEFKGSRKVLLRIDHIGHSLLLTISPANLQKI